The following DNA comes from Paracoccaceae bacterium Fryx2.
GGAGCACGTGACCCGACTTTCGACGATGAACGCGGCCGATCAGAAATCCATGGTGGCAAAGCTGATCGCCCCGCACTGGGGCAAAAAGCTGGTCACCGAGATCACGAAAGCGGAGGTCGGGAAGCTTCTGGAAAAGATCGCCGAGGGCAGGGCGCGGCCGCACAAGGCCAAGCCCAACAACCGGGCGCGCAAGCTGCAGGGGCCAAAGCCCACGCCTGTGCGCGCCAATCGCGTGGGTGAGGTGCTGCGCAAGATGTTCAATCTTGCCATCGAATGGGGATGGCGAGAGGACAACCCGGCCAATGGTTTTTATCGACGTATCGAGAGCCCGCGCGAGCGGTTCTTGACCAAGGGCGAAATCGACCGGCTCGCCGCTGTGCTTGATGCCGACCCCGATCAGCGCGCGGCTGGTATCATCCGCATCTGCATGCTGACCGGCGCGCGGGTTGGCGAGGTGCGACAGGCGCGGTTCGAGCAGTTCAACCTCGAGCTTGGCATCTGGTCGAAGCCCGCCGCTACCACCAAGCAGCGTAAGGTCCACCGTGTCCCGATCTCCGAGGATGTGGCCGCCATTGTGCGCCAGCGCCATCTACTGGTGCCCAAGGGCAACCCTTGGCTCTTTCCCGGCGACGTGCCGGGCCAGCCCGTCAAGGAAATCCGCCGTTTTTGGCTACGGGTCCAAAAGGAAGCCGGGATCGAAGACGCGCGAATTCACGATCTCCGCCACACCTTCGCATCGCTTCTGGTCAACGGCGGGGCCTCGCTCGAGATGATTGGCAAGCTTCTGGGCCATACCCAGATGCAGACCACCCAGCGCTATGCGCATCTGCTGGACGCGCCGCTGCGCGCGGGGCTCGATGCCGTGGCCAGTGCGATCCG
Coding sequences within:
- a CDS encoding tyrosine-type recombinase/integrase, whose product is MPSRIRLTEKVLRDAIPAEGRDYQIFDDDIRGFAACIYRGGGRAFTFDYRHAGRQRRMTFARSPEWSVTAARDRARELRREVDLGHDPLAERDQIREAPRVQDLIDRYLKEHVTRLSTMNAADQKSMVAKLIAPHWGKKLVTEITKAEVGKLLEKIAEGRARPHKAKPNNRARKLQGPKPTPVRANRVGEVLRKMFNLAIEWGWREDNPANGFYRRIESPRERFLTKGEIDRLAAVLDADPDQRAAGIIRICMLTGARVGEVRQARFEQFNLELGIWSKPAATTKQRKVHRVPISEDVAAIVRQRHLLVPKGNPWLFPGDVPGQPVKEIRRFWLRVQKEAGIEDARIHDLRHTFASLLVNGGASLEMIGKLLGHTQMQTTQRYAHLLDAPLRAGLDAVASAIRPRLKVVQDQVPDRKSA